A section of the Sphaerobacter thermophilus DSM 20745 genome encodes:
- a CDS encoding ATP-binding protein produces MRGGDGRDALRVAEIEVRRTPGMPSGFRITGLSPGLNLVYGPNASGKTTTARVIHGLLWPDVLPDGWSRAAFSGVLHLGNEQWRIDYDAGHATYQRNGVNADPLRVAVPDDHRDRYLLSLHDLLREEDAGGPLAEVIVRESAGGYDVPRAIATLGYRASPPRGGRPPEVVERVRAAQQAVRVTREGYEHLRREEARLDELRERAQRAMEARDRAALLEQALAYAAARRTLDEARERLATFPEVLARLHGDEDQRLERIEANLTSARQRRTEAEQALQRAEADARETGLMGHELPPGFIERLRGLYAELQDLASEIRRAEAAYQEALTQRTEARRRIDPGLTDEQIAALDRDGLDAFVQATNELARVMAAEDAERQLQAWVGSGKAVEDLRRLQQGIGLLSQWLRTPAPHDEGEQTGAIRAGVAAALLVTAEGALLGLLVHPALWVLAVVGIGLLIVIRRRPVDSDAAAVRENIQREFLRLELGRPAAWETEEVEKLFDQLIARLQAAALEHERAQRWAGLAPRVAELAAARLQAEARREGIRQRYGLIVDGDVARLALLASNVAAWQRANDEVVTQESARDLARTRFRDALARLNGEFERFGYSEAVDLPSAAGYLEDLAARVERLRQATDQAARARQALEDASHEIARLEDERRALLEPLGLSEDDPRALYEWLRVLDDYRNAVRAVTDAEAVVSVSASALAEHPDLLDATAEALRQELHEQQLLAAELESITREIGGIERRISEARRQQDLERALAEQDDAMAALRAARERDYALAAGAVLGEFVQERTRDGTRPRVFHRAREIFAGITRGRYHLEFQDESPPAFRATDTGTGIGQSLEELSSATRLQLLMAVRLAFIEEAEHGPRLPLLLDETLGNSDEQRARAIIDATIEICRAGRQVFYFTAQHDEVSKWRAILREHPDLPHAVHDLTEIRGLADYERLPLADPVPLRTPVPAPGDMTREEYGRALRVPGIDPLTSHIGGVHLWYLVTDLDTLHRLLEHGIATWGQAENLAARGVLDSLLDNPVVYQRAAARARVLAAVLDAVRIGRGKPVDRAVLLDSGAISATFIDRVTDLAREKGGDAKALVTALRDRVIPGFQQRKLDELHTHLVEQGYLDERERLSPEQIRTEALAAGGPDLQAGNLTPADIDDLLGHVLVGAD; encoded by the coding sequence ATGCGCGGGGGTGACGGCCGCGACGCCCTGCGCGTCGCCGAGATCGAAGTCCGGCGCACACCGGGGATGCCGAGCGGCTTCCGCATCACGGGGCTCAGTCCCGGGCTGAACCTCGTCTACGGCCCGAACGCCTCAGGGAAGACCACGACCGCGCGGGTCATCCACGGGCTCCTCTGGCCGGACGTACTGCCGGACGGCTGGTCGCGCGCGGCGTTCAGCGGGGTGCTGCACCTCGGGAACGAGCAGTGGCGCATTGACTACGACGCCGGCCATGCGACCTACCAGCGTAATGGGGTCAACGCCGACCCGCTTCGTGTCGCCGTACCCGATGACCACCGGGACCGCTATCTCCTCTCGCTCCATGACCTGCTCCGCGAGGAGGATGCCGGTGGACCACTGGCCGAGGTGATCGTCCGGGAGTCGGCCGGGGGCTACGACGTGCCCCGGGCGATCGCGACGCTCGGCTATCGCGCATCCCCGCCCCGCGGTGGGCGCCCCCCGGAGGTCGTCGAGCGCGTGCGGGCCGCGCAGCAGGCCGTGCGGGTCACGCGCGAGGGCTACGAGCACCTGCGGCGCGAGGAGGCGCGGCTCGATGAGCTGCGTGAGCGGGCGCAGCGCGCGATGGAAGCACGAGACCGCGCGGCGCTGCTCGAACAGGCGCTGGCGTACGCCGCGGCGCGCCGGACGTTGGATGAGGCGCGCGAGCGGCTCGCCACGTTCCCGGAGGTGCTGGCCCGCCTGCACGGGGACGAAGACCAGCGACTGGAGCGGATCGAAGCGAACCTCACGAGCGCTCGCCAGCGCCGCACTGAGGCGGAGCAGGCACTGCAACGCGCCGAGGCAGACGCGAGAGAGACCGGTCTGATGGGCCACGAGCTGCCCCCCGGCTTCATTGAGCGTCTCCGCGGGCTCTACGCGGAACTGCAGGACCTCGCGAGCGAGATCCGCCGGGCCGAAGCCGCGTACCAGGAAGCACTCACCCAGCGGACGGAAGCACGGCGCCGGATCGACCCGGGGTTGACCGACGAGCAGATCGCAGCGCTCGACCGGGACGGGCTTGACGCCTTCGTGCAGGCGACCAACGAACTGGCGCGGGTGATGGCCGCGGAGGACGCCGAACGTCAGCTCCAGGCCTGGGTCGGGTCCGGCAAAGCCGTCGAGGACCTGCGGCGGCTCCAACAGGGGATCGGGCTGCTGAGCCAGTGGCTCAGGACACCTGCTCCGCACGACGAAGGGGAACAGACGGGGGCGATCCGCGCCGGGGTCGCGGCGGCACTCCTCGTCACGGCCGAGGGAGCGCTGCTTGGGCTTCTGGTACACCCGGCACTGTGGGTGCTGGCCGTTGTCGGCATCGGTCTGCTCATCGTCATTCGACGCCGCCCGGTCGACTCCGATGCGGCGGCCGTCAGGGAGAACATCCAGCGGGAGTTCCTGCGGCTGGAGCTCGGCCGCCCGGCAGCCTGGGAGACCGAGGAAGTCGAGAAGCTCTTCGACCAGTTGATTGCGCGGCTCCAGGCCGCGGCGCTGGAGCACGAGCGCGCACAGCGCTGGGCTGGTCTAGCTCCGCGCGTCGCGGAGCTTGCAGCCGCACGACTCCAGGCCGAAGCACGGCGGGAGGGAATCCGCCAGCGGTACGGCCTCATCGTGGACGGGGACGTGGCCCGGTTGGCGCTCCTGGCCAGCAACGTTGCTGCCTGGCAGCGAGCCAATGACGAGGTCGTCACCCAGGAGAGCGCGCGGGATCTGGCGCGCACTCGGTTCCGGGACGCGCTGGCACGCCTGAACGGCGAATTCGAGCGATTCGGTTACTCCGAAGCGGTCGACCTCCCGTCCGCGGCCGGGTACCTGGAAGATCTCGCCGCGCGGGTAGAGCGCCTGCGCCAAGCGACCGATCAGGCGGCACGTGCCCGTCAGGCGTTGGAGGACGCTTCACACGAGATCGCCCGGCTGGAGGACGAGCGCAGGGCACTGCTCGAACCACTGGGCCTCTCGGAAGACGATCCTCGCGCCCTGTACGAGTGGCTGCGCGTCCTGGACGACTACCGGAACGCCGTCCGCGCCGTCACCGACGCTGAGGCGGTAGTGAGCGTGAGCGCGTCTGCTCTCGCAGAGCACCCCGACCTCCTCGACGCCACCGCGGAGGCGCTGAGGCAGGAGCTGCACGAGCAGCAGCTACTTGCTGCCGAACTGGAGTCCATCACACGGGAGATCGGTGGCATCGAGCGGCGCATCAGCGAGGCGCGGCGGCAGCAGGACCTGGAACGCGCCCTGGCCGAGCAGGACGACGCGATGGCCGCCCTGCGCGCGGCGCGTGAGCGGGACTACGCCCTGGCCGCCGGCGCGGTACTGGGCGAGTTCGTGCAGGAGCGCACCCGCGACGGCACCCGGCCTCGCGTCTTCCACCGCGCCCGTGAGATTTTCGCCGGCATCACCCGCGGCCGCTACCACCTGGAGTTCCAGGACGAGTCCCCGCCCGCGTTCCGCGCGACCGACACCGGCACCGGCATCGGGCAGAGCCTGGAGGAGCTCTCCAGCGCAACCCGGCTGCAACTCCTGATGGCTGTGCGCCTCGCCTTTATCGAGGAGGCCGAGCACGGCCCGCGCCTGCCCCTCCTGCTCGACGAGACGCTGGGCAACAGCGACGAGCAACGTGCCCGGGCCATCATCGACGCCACGATTGAGATCTGCCGCGCGGGCCGCCAGGTCTTCTACTTCACCGCCCAGCACGACGAGGTCAGCAAGTGGCGGGCGATCCTGCGCGAGCACCCCGACCTGCCGCACGCCGTCCACGACCTGACCGAGATCCGCGGTCTGGCCGACTACGAGCGCCTGCCGCTGGCCGATCCGGTTCCGCTGCGTACCCCGGTGCCAGCTCCAGGGGATATGACGCGCGAGGAGTACGGCCGTGCCCTGCGCGTGCCCGGGATCGACCCACTCACCTCCCATATCGGCGGCGTCCACCTCTGGTATCTGGTGACGGACCTCGATACCCTCCACCGGCTCCTCGAACACGGTATCGCCACCTGGGGCCAGGCCGAGAACCTCGCCGCTCGGGGTGTGCTCGACAGCCTCCTGGACAACCCCGTGGTCTATCAGCGCGCGGCGGCGCGCGCCCGCGTCCTCGCCGCCGTGCTCGACGCCGTCCGTATCGGTCGCGGCAAGCCGGTCGACCGCGCGGTCCTGCTCGACTCCGGCGCGATCAGCGCGACGTTCATCGATCGTGTCACCGATCTCGCCCGGGAAAAGGGCGGAGACGCCAAGGCGCTCGTCACCGCGCTACGTGACCGGGTC